One Glycine max cultivar Williams 82 chromosome 6, Glycine_max_v4.0, whole genome shotgun sequence DNA segment encodes these proteins:
- the LOC100778897 gene encoding phospholipase D Z: MRHTPKIGVHGVFVCYNILVLLLSSFHESTSSSSHCKAWLVQSIPTDMPHLSHVPGTLSTGDVLRWLAANSTTRLHIIAQYWQLLPSPNDPRSGDYGYTQHQMHEFGADQGVSLYQALDAAADRNVSIRLLSHSGVYPTFASEPSKLAFGRPNVENVTLLLEDWWGSGIVHAKVWISDSRDVYIGSANNDWKSLTQVKELGIYFADCPEIAKRVEVYFDNLWTLASLNSSAYTKTVFDQDWQVERKVPCWSHFINHRERCKSPLPQYLETPHIAGYPILSEPYMFKVPFQTPGSNYSTKHPQGSYLSFAPPELLFGKYQADEHAWIDTIKSVGKKETVRISTMDWLGQSEFIDQTIYWSSLSSATSQVVFSKNATVQILVAYWSHSISNTDSYLNSLLYTNNLCSSSKYNTCSGKVEIKYYVVPGFNMTGPAIKGGNRTGNIYPDFTRVNHGKYAVSDVRAHIGTSNLVWDYFYTTAGVSLGTHNTAIISQLREIFNADWNSPYAVPFEEMENVHTRSSI; the protein is encoded by the exons ATGAGACACACTCCGAAGATTGGTGTTCACGGTGTCTTTGTGTGTTATAATATATTGGTATTGTTGTTGAGCAGTTTTCATGAATCAACATCATCCTCTTCCCACTGTAAAGCATGGTTAGTGCAATCCATTCCCACCGATATGCCCCACTTATCCCATGTTCCAGGCACCCTCTCTACTG GGGATGTACTTCGGTGGCTGGCTGCAAACTCCACCACGAGGCTTCACATAATTGCTCAGTACTGGCAGCTGTTACCTTCTCCCAACGATCCTCGCTCTGGGGACTATGGTTACACTCAGCATCAGATGCATGAATTTGGTGCCGATCAGGGTGTTTCCCTTTATCAAGCATTAGATGCTGCTGCTGACCGCAATGTTAGCATCAG GTTACTGTCCCACTCTGGAGTGTATCCAACTTTTGCCTCAGAACCATCCAAACTTGCTTTCGGAAGGCCTAATGTTGAGAACGTGACATTGCTACTTGAGGATTGGTGGGGCTCCGGCATTGTCCATGCCAAAGTTTGGATATCTGATAGTAGGGATGTGTATATTGGATCTGCAAACAATGACTGGAAATCTCTTACACAG GTCAAGGAACTGGGAATTTATTTTGCTGATTGTCCTGAAATAGCTAAAAGGGTTGAGGTCTACTTTGACAATTTATGGACACTAGCATCTCTTAATTCTTCAGCTTACACAAAAACAGTGTTTGATCAAGACTGGCAAGTTGAGAGAAAGGTTCCTTGCTGGTCGCATTTCATTAATCATAGAGAGAGGTGCAA GTCGCCTCTCCCACAATATCTGGAGACACCTCATATTGCAGGATATCCTATTCTGTCTGAGCCTTATATGTTTAAGGTTCCATTTCAAACTCCTGGGAGTAACTATTCAACAAAGCACCCCCAAGGCAGCTATCTATCATTTGCACCCCCAGAG CTATTATTTGGCAAATATCAGGCTGATGAGCATGCATGGATTGATACAATCAAGTCTGttggaaagaaagaaacagTTAGAATCAGTACCATGGACTGGCTAGGTCAGTCAGAATTTATAGACCAAACAATTTACTGGTCATCCTTATCCTCTGCAACATCACAG GTGGTGTTTTCCAAGAATGCAACAGTGCAGATATTGGTAGCATATTGGTCACACTCCATCAGTAACACAGATTCGTACCTGAATTCTCTCCTCTACACCAACAATCTCTGCTCTTCCTCAAAATACAACACATGCTCAGGGAAAGTTGAGATAAAATATTATGTGGTTCCAGGTTTCAACATGACAGGACCTGCCATTAAGGGTGGAAATAGAACAGGTAACATATACCCTGATTTTACCAGAGTGAATCATGGAAAATATGCAGTTAGTGATGTAAGAGCACACATTGGAACTAGCAATCTTGTATGGGACTACTTCTACACAACAGCAGGTGTCAGCCTTGGGACACACAACACTGCCATCATCTCTCAACTTAGGGAAATTTTTAATGCTGATTGGAACTCACCCTATGCTGTTCCATTTGAAGAGATGGAGAACGTTCATACAAGAAGTTcaatctaa
- the LOC100779425 gene encoding DNA-directed RNA polymerases IV and V subunit 2, which produces MGHVGSSKDGTEAGPSAAAMGIDDDEDIDLGDVDLDPTNAEILEELGEDIVKYWCKKASMLFFNEYGLISHQINSFNHFIHTGLQKTFESFGDLVVTPGFDPSKKGENEHFRYASVKFGNVKLDKPMFWGGEGNAQEFKMLPRHARIQRMTYASKVKIQVKVQVYVPKKVRSDKFKTGKAEFLDREVMKEDEREIIIGRLPVMVKSDLCWMKEAEKEDDEFDHGGYFIVKGAEKTFIAQEQLYLKRLWVMNSPGWMIAYKSQMKRNRMVIKLVGNSRGEEVENGDMSLAVYFLSVEVPVWVLFFALGVSSDKEIVDLIGCGNDDVRIQNILFASVRDADEKCGAFRRGRHAVQYLEKCVKSVQFPPSESMQECLEMYVFPGISGLNRKARFLAYMVKGLLLAYTGRRKCDNRDDFRNKRLELASELLDRELKVHIAHARKRMAKALQRDLYGDRDVRPIEHYLDASIITNGLQRAFSTGAWSHPYKRMERISGVVANVGRTNPLQTMAELRRARQQVQYTGKVGDARYPHPSHWGKVCFLSTPDGENCGLVKNLAVTGLVSTDVSAVSEYILPKLLDCGMEELVDDTSTHLGNKDKVLLNGDWVGVCPDSSSFVAELRSRRRRNELPHQVEIKRDQSQHEVRIYSDAGRILRPLLVVGNLLKIKGFKSDCNSFQSLLDKGVIELIGPEEEEDCCTAWGVEYLFGKEGKRSVKYTHCELDMSFLLGLSCSLVPFANHDHARRVLYQSQKHSSQAIGFSTTNPNIRVDTLSHQLHYPQKPLFRTMASDCLGKPDNSLGQNKISKIPPKAEFYNGQNAIVAVNVHLGYNQEDSLVMNRASLQRGMFRSEHIRSYKSEIDNKESSDKKRKPEDIVNFAKLQSKIGRVDSLDDDGFPYVGANLQSGDIIIGKGAESGADNSVKLKHTERGYVQKVVLSSNDEGKNFAVVSLRQVRSPVLGDKFSSMHGQKGVLGFLESQENFPFTRQGIVPDIVINPHAFPSRQTPGQLLEAALGKGIACGGILRQATPFSTPSVDAITEQLHRAGFSRWGNERVYNGRTGEMVRSLIFMGPTFYQRLHHMSEDKVKFRNTGPVHPLTRQPVADRKRFGGIKFGEMERDCLIAHGASANLYERLFTLSDSSQIHICSKCKNVANVILRPVSGGRKIRGPYCRHCESADDIVVAHVPYGAKLLCQELFSMGINLKFETQLC; this is translated from the exons ATGGGTCACGTAGGTTCCAGCAAGGACGGCACCGAGGCTGGGCCTTCCGCCGCCGCGATGGGCATCGACGACGACGAAGACATCGACCTCGGCGACGTCGATCTCGACCCGACCAACGCCGAAATCCTCGAAGAGCTCGGTGAAGACATTGTGAAATACTGGTGCAAGAAAGCGTCGATGCTCTTCTTCAACGAGTACGGTCTGATCAGCCACCAGATCAACTCCTTTAACCACTTCATCCACACAGGCCTCCAAAAAACCTTCGAATCCTTCGGAGACCTAGTCGTAACGCCCGGGTTCGACCCTTCCAAGAAGGGAGAAAACGAACACTTCCGTTACGCCTCCGTTAAGTTCGGCAATGTGAAGCTCGATAAACCTATGTTCTGGGGCGGTGAAGGGAACGCGCAGGAGTTTAAGATGCTTCCCAGACACGCGAGAATCCAGAGGATGACCTACGCTTCCAAAGTCAAAATCCAAGTTAAAGTTCAG GTGTATGTTCCGAAGAAGGTACGGAGTGATAAGTTCAAGACTGGGAAAGCGGAATTCCTTGACAGGGAGGTTATGAAGGAAGACGAGAGGGAAATCATCATTGGGAGATTGCCAGTCATGGTCAAGTCTGATTTATGCTGGATGAAAGAGGCGGAGAAGGAGGATGATGAATTTGACCATGGAGGTTATTTTATCGTTAAGGGTGCAGAGAAG ACTTTTATTGCACAGGAGCAACTGTATTTAAAGAGGCTATGGGTTATGAATAGTCCAGGTTGGATGATTGCCTACAAGTCACAGATGAAGAGAAACAGGATGGTTATTAAACTGGTAGGAAATTCCAGGGGTGAAGAAGTGGAGAATGGGGACATGTCTCTTGCTGTATATTTTTTGTCTGTTGAGGTTCCTGTGTGGGTACTGTTTTTCGCTCTCGGTGTCTCATCTGACAAAGAGATTGTAGATCTCATTGGTTGTGGCAATGATGATGTCAGAATTCAGAATATTCTCTTTGCATCTGTTCGGGATGCTGATGAGAAATGTGGAGCATTTCGAAGAGGTAGGCATGCAGTTCAATATTTAGAAAAATGTGTAAAAAGTGTTCAATTTCCACCTTCGGAGTCTATGCAGGAGTGCCTTGAAATGTATGTCTTCCCTGGAATTAGTGGTTTGAATAGAAAGGCGCGCTTCCTTGCATATATGGTGAAAGGTCTCTTGCTGGCTTATACTGGCCGCCGAAAATGCGACAACAGGGATGATTTTCGAAATAAGAGGCTTGAATTGGCCAGTGAGCTTCTTGACCGTGAGTTGAAAGTGCACATTGCACATGCCCGGAAGCGAATGGCAAAAGCTTTGCAGAGAGACCTTTATGGAGATAGGGATGTACGCCCAATTGAGCATTATCTCGACGCGTCCATAATTACAAATGGCTTGCAAAGGGCATTTTCAACAGGAGCGTGGTCTCATCCATACAAGAGGATGGAAAGGATCTCAGGTGTGGTTGCAAATGTTGGGCGCACTAATCCCTTACAAACCATGGCTGAGTTAAGAAGAGCGAGGCAGCAGGTCCAGTACACAGGAAAAGTTGGGGATGCTAGATATCC GCATCCTTCTCACTGGGGCAAGGTTTGTTTCCTCTCTACCCCAGATGGTGAAAATTGTGGACTAGTAAAAAATTTGGCTGTCACAGGATTAGTAAGTACTGATGTATCGGCAGTATCTGAATATATACTGCCTAAATTGCTGGATTGTGGAATGGAAGAACTTGTTGATGATACTTCCACTCATCTTGGGAACAAGGACAAAGTTCTCCTAAATGGCGATTGGGTTGGAGTGTGTCCTGATTCCAGTTCATTTGTGGCAGAGCTACGAAGCAGAAGACGTAGAAATGAACTGCCTCATCAG GTGGAAATCAAGAGAGACCAATCTCAACATGAAGTGCGCATATACTCGGATGCAGGAAGGATTCTACGTCCTCTTTTGGTGGTTGGTAATCTACTCAAGATTAAAGGATTTAAATCAGACTGTAACTCTTTCCAGTCTCTATTGGATAAAGGTGTGATTGAGCTGATTGGACCGGAAGAAGAGGAAGACTGTTGTACAGCCTGGGGTGTTGAGTATTTATttggaaaagaaggaaaacgaTCTGTAAAGTACACTCATTGTGAACTTGATATGTCATTCTTATTGGGTTTAAGCTGTTCACTTGTACCATTTGCTAATCATGACCATGCGAGGAGGGTACTCTACCAGTCTCAGAAGCACTCCTCACAGGCAATTGGCTTTTCTACAACAAACCCGAACATTAGAGTTGATACTTTGTCTCACCAGTTACACTATCCCCAAAAGCCCCTTTTTCGAACAATGGCTTCAGATTGTCTTGGAAAACCAGACAATTCACTtggtcaaaataaaataagtaaaataccTCCAAAGGCAGAATTCTATAATGGGCAGAATGCAATTGTGGCTGTTAATGTACATCTGGGATACAATCAAGAGGATTCCCTTGTGATGAACCGTGCTTCACTGCAGCGTGGTATGTTCAGGTCTGAGCACATAAGGAGTTACAAATCTGAAATCGATAATAAGGAATCTTCAGATAAGAAGCGAAAACCTGAAGACATTGTAAATTTTGCAAAGCTACAAAGTAAAATTGGCCGAGTTGATAGCCTTGATGATGATGGCTTTCCATATGTTGGTGCTAATTTGCAGAGCGGTGATATTATTATTGGGAAGGGTGCTGAATCTGGTGCAGACAATAGTGTAAAGTTAAAGCACACTGAAAGGGGTTATGTGCAAAAGGTTGTGCTGTCTTCAAATGACGAAGGGAAAAATTTTGCTGTGGTTTCATTAAGACAG GTTCGAAGTCCCGTTCTTGGAGACAAGTTCTCCAGTATGCATGGACAAAAGGGAGTTTTGGGATTTCTGGAGTCTCAGGAAAATTTTCCTTTCACAAGACAAGGCATTGTTCCTGATATTGTCATAAATCCACATGCATTTCCCTCACGACAAACTCCTGGGCAACTCCTAGAGGCTGCTTTAGGAAAGGGGATTGCTTGTGGTGGCATACTGAGACAAGCTACGCCTTTCTCCACACCTTCTGTTGATGCCATTACTGAACAGCTTCACAG AGCTGGGTTTTCAAGATGGGGAAATGAGAGGGTATACAATGGAAGGACTGGTGAGATGGTTCGATCACTCATTTTTATGGGACCAACATTTTACCAACGTCTGCACCATATGTCTGAAGACAAAGTGAAATTCCGGAACACTGGTCCAGTTCACCCGTTGACCCGACAGCCTGTAGCTGACAGAAAACGATTTGGAGGTATCAAGTTCGGTGAGATGGAGCGTGATTGCCTAATAGCTCATGGTGCATCAGCCAACCTGTATGAACGCCTGTTTACACTCAGTGACTCCTCTCAGATTCATATCTGCAGCAAATGCAAAAATGTTGCAAATGTGATCTTGCGGCCTGTCTCTGGTGGCCGGAAAATACGAGGACCTTATTGCCGCCACTGTGAATCTGCGGATGACATTGTGGTGGCTCATGTCCCGTATGGAGCAAAGTTATTATGCCAGGAGCTCTTTAGCATGGGCATAAATCTTAAATTTGAAACCCAACTTTGCTAG
- the LOC100779968 gene encoding chorismate mutase 2, translating to MMLRFLVLLLTLASCRESNKMAKAEYNYTVDSARASLVRQEDTIIFGLIERARFPLNSPTYNQSYASIPQFRGTLLDFLVRDTEVIQAKAGRYTNLEENPFFPENLPPSVEPHYPFSQFLHPSAAMININNVIWKLYIDELLPIFVASGDDGNYAQTAATDLSLLQAISRRIHYGKFIAEAKFRESPKGYEPLIRAKDKEALMKLLTIESVEEMVVKRVKKKAMVLGQEVSLDRNVKGIKYKVDPSVVSFLYQKWLIPLTKNVEVEYLLSRLD from the exons ATGATGCTTCGATTCCTAGTGCTGCTTCTTACGTTGGCAAGTTGTAGGGAGAGTAACAAAATGGCGAAAGCAGAGTATAACTATACGGTTGATTCGGCGAGAGCGTCTTTGGTTAGACAAGAGGACACCATCATTTTTGGTTTGATTGAGAGAGCCAGGTTCCCCTTAAATTCTCCAACCTACAATCAAAGTTACGCTTCCATTCCTCAATTTCGTGGCACATTGCTCGATTTTCTCGTTCGTGACACGGAGGTCATTCAAGCTAAG GCTGGAAGATACACTAACCTTGAAGAAAATCCTTTCTTCCCAGAAAATTTACCACCTTCGGTTGAGCCACATTACCCCTTCTCACAG TTTTTGCATCCTTCAGCCGCTATGATCAACATAAACAATGTCATTTGGAAACTGTACATTGATGAGCTGCTTCCAATATTTGTTGCTTCTGGTGATGATGGAAACTATGCACAAACTGCTGCTACCGATCTTTCATTGTTGCAG GCAATCTCTAGAAGGATTCATTACGGAAAGTTTATTGCCGAGGCCAAATTCAGAGAATCTCCTAAAGGCTATGAGCCTTTAATTCGTGCTAAG GACAAAGAAGCATTGATGAAATTATTGACAATTGAGAGCGTTGAAGAGATGGTGGTGAAGAGGGTTAAAAAGAAGGCCATGGTGTTAGGGCAGGAAGTGAGCCTTGATCGTAATGTCAAGGGAATAAAATACAAGGTTGATCCATCAGTAGTTTCTTTCTTGTACCAGAAATGGTTAATACCCCTCACAAAAAACGTTGAAGTCGAATACTTATTAAGCCGCTTAGACTGA